A segment of the Zingiber officinale cultivar Zhangliang chromosome 8B, Zo_v1.1, whole genome shotgun sequence genome:
AATTCCTTCAAAACCTGTATAATTAAAAGTTCCGTAATAGAAGAAGTTGCAGAAAATAATCTTCCCTTTCACCACATCCAAATATTTAGATAGGTCAGTGCAATCCCTGAAACACAACAAACAGTGGACAAGTTTGATAATTGAAAATACAATATATAAGCTAGTTCCATTTATGAAGAGAAGATAGCGTTATATATCTTCGTACCCTTGAGTTTCATGTAGGAAGATGAAGGGGTAATTGCTTTTTTCAGTGGGAAACGTATTGGCACCGGCTCCCTGTAATTTTTGTttcaaataataaataataatatgattttatatattatttaaacgCCAATTCTCATGCaagtagagaaaaaaaaaatcattactttAATGTGGTTATGATAAAAATAACTAAACTATAAATAATTAGTACGAAAGAAATATGGCTAATCAGTATAAGGAAATGGAGTGCGACTATGAACAGAACTTTTGCATATGATCAAAATCACATTATCTTTAAATTGTATAATTACTCACCAAAGTGGACACATTATCTCCGGTGACCACCCTGCCAATTATGTGTCTATCGATACTGCTCGCCGCCACCGACATCAACCATGGTGCCACATTGGTGACCGTGTTATGACTGGGCCCCATGTTTCCGGCGGCAGTCGATGTTAAAATCCCATTCGCCATGGCGTGGAACGAACCAATTGCTAATGAGTCATCGAAGTAATACATTTGGAAGAGAGAGCCGATGGACGCGGAGATGATGTCGACACCGTCAGAGATCGCATCGTCAAATGCCGCCAAGATGTCTACCTCAGCGCATCCGAACGTCCAGCACACCTTGTACATCGCGAGCCTTGCCGATGGCACAGCCCCTCGGGCGGTGCCTTGGGCGAGGTCATAGAGGCTAGCGTGGGAGACACTCCGGCCAGCGGCGGTGGAAGATGTGTGCGACCCGTGACCTTCAAAGTCACGCGGTGATGGTTCGTCGAACGTGTAATCGCCTAGACTATTGTAGTAACGGGCGCCGATAATTTTGCTTAATTATTCAATCAATCATAAATTTATATTAGTCacaattttaaacataaattctAGATTTTGACTTAATTAGcaaaaattcaatcaaataattataattaaaatcatcaaattttatatGCATACTTGTTGCAAGTTATATTTACGCAAGTGCCCTTCCATTTCCTCGGCGGCGGCCGCAATCCCCCATCACTGAAGGACTTGGATTCCGGCCAAATTCCAGTATCTAACATTCCAATGATGATGTCACTTTCCAGTGTGGGATTCCTATTAACTGTCTGTGTGAAGTTGAGGAAATCCCATGACCTCGTCGTGCGAATCTTCAGGATTTTACTAGGAAACACTGAAACTATTCCCTTCCTTCCTGCAATTATTTCATGTTTCCAGTATTATTCATTTATTATATATCTATCATCAAAATAAAACTACTCAATATACCACTCAATTTTGCAGCTTCATCAGTAGAAAGTTTAGCAGCAAATCCGCTGAAACTCTTCTGGTAGCTATACACCAGAGACTCATTTGGTGAACTGCATTATCAATTGTTTTAGTCAAGAAATTcgacaaaatatatataatttttcacAAAATAATGTATATCAACTTATTGCCTACTTGTTCACGAGAATTTCTTTAAGCAAATTGAGATGATGTTCAGGAGTTGGATACTGGGATGAGGGTTGAGCTCCCATGTACACAATATAAACCTGCAATATGTCATTCATTTATGGTaatattaattgatttaataCAGATTAAAGAACAATTTTTACAAAGTAAATTTATAATTGTAATtacctttctttcttcatttGATGAGGCTGATGCAAAAAGAAGAATAAAGGATATGAAAAGTGCAAGTGGAATTAGATAGGATGGTGGACAAGCCATTATAGTTCCTAAGGAAAATCCTATTTCTGTACATTTTGAAGGTGAAATAACGTTAATTTATAGGGATCAATTTTTAGGGATAAAATTGCTGATGAGTTATCTATTGGATGTCAACTAACGAAGAGTTTACACGTATTAACTGTTAAACATTACCACGTTGATGCAACGACCATATGGATCACATTTTTTATGTTgagatataatatatattattaatcatatatatttataattctATCAATTAGAGAATGAGTCAAAGATATATATCTTTAATTTCTGTTACGATAGAGATTTAAACCTATTAATTCGCTAGAAGAGACGGCATTTCTCAATTAtctttgtttatatttttttcattatataaaaatttcatatagttaatttttttaataacataTAAATTGATCAAGTTGCAAAACTTTTCAGTTGAGTAATATgtgtcttttaaaaacttttccttttttttttttagtttatccTACATTTTTACCCATGTTACAATTAGGGATGTAATCAAGTCGAACTGAACTTttaaatatttgagtttgactcatttataaccaagtcaaacgcaagctttatttaacgaatatgtTCATAACTCACGAGTTTATTCGAATTTTTATCGAGCCAAAagaagtttaataaatataaattataaatttaactattcattaaaactaaattatatatttaaagaaaattataatattcttattaaaatttataattttattctaataaataaatttaatatatttgtttatatttttcacaagtagagtgtaaaatgtaaaaatttactattaaaactataattttttcatttaaaagtcgATTCATGAGCTTACTAACCAGCATGACCATGAGCTAACTAGCCGAGTATTGTGAAACTTaagcttaatttatttattttaataagcctcattaaacgagctcaaatgatTTTTTATTGAATTAAGATTCGAATAGATCATGACcagcttgactcatttacacccctagttaCAATACAAGAAAACTATCAATTTGTAACATATTTAATAATCGAATAAAATTGGTTGATAATTAATGATTGTTAGTGGTCCATCTTTAAAATTGATTGTTATTTTGTGACTGATGTAAAAATTTTGTCACTATTTAAGGACCAATTTAGATTTCAGTcattaattttaatgatgaaaaaAAGTTATTCTATGctaaatttttttcattttaatttagtttatgttTTTATCATTAGTGATTGATCTTTTAAAAGGGAAAATACCTTTAACCCTCTCTATTTTCTATCAAGTAGCATTTTatcaacttatattttaaaaataacgtTTAACCCCCTTTGACTAAAGTTAAAtgtgaaaaaaatttataaaagataattatgttcttgtctttttgatattttttttgataatcttagaggaaaaaattatattaaatttattgataGTTCACATCCACTTTTGTTTTATCTGAACTAATTTTAGACAATTCAAGACCCTAATTGATATTTTCAATATGTGTATAGTTGCTGATTTagtaattaaaatcaataaaGTGTATGTAACCTCCaacaatataaaaatattaatacttaattatacaaataaaataaaattaagtagttTAAAATGTATATTTTGTCACCGTGCAACCTTCGAACACATTGTGTAATAATTATTTACTTTATTTCtccctaaatttaaaattttagatccgCCTCTGTCCACAATTATATAAGGGTTCACGAAAATTGGTGAaggtataattttcttttcttacacGAAGGCAAATTTTCTTCGTCTTCTTCAAGCTCTTTTGCTTTTTTATGCATGTACGCAAGCCTCACATAGCACCGACAATGTCAACCCTCATCTGACAAGTTTTGGTTTGCAAGATACAAAGAGCGAACACATCGACAAACCGACATTAACCACATATCCTAGTGAGTGACGAAGGGCACCATCACtagatgtttatatatatatatatatacattttatgTATGTTTTTCTCCTTGTGTATACTATCGTTCCGACTAATCAATAATTAAATAGTTGACCTCGAAGGCATGTAATTATTTTTcacataaatttaatatattttttccctcctaagattatcaaaaaaaataaatcaaaaagctaaggacataattatcttttataattttttttcatatttgacTTTGTTGGAGAGGTAagtgtgtctatatatatatatatatatatatatatatatatatatatataactttgaGAAGAATGGGAAGCATAATTAGCTGATTGACATGACGATCACATGAGCAAGATGgatatcaaataatttattaagcaCTACCCAAAAAAATTACAATTTAGCGATAAATATTTATGACAAAAATTATTCATAACTTatttatgacaaaaaaaaaattatcataatttaacaACCATTTTgcgataaaaatatttttttctcaaattaGCAATAAAATATGATTCGTCGCAAAACTCATTGGAAATTAGTGACAACTTCCATATTTGTTGCTGAATCTGCGACGAATCCTAAATTCGTCACTAATTCAGTGACGAAAAATAGATTTGTCGCACATTCTGCGACGAATAATATATTCGTCGCAAATTTTACGACGAATTCAGGATTCATAGcagaaatcaattttttttaataaaaatttagactttttgaaactagtttctatGGGTTACTAGAAATCTCATGATCATAATatactcaaatattaattttacttaaTATATTGACATTGATGATTTTTTTAATGTGATTAGCATTTTTTGGGCATCTTCATGGTAAAAAAAATCACCAGTTGAGTAAAATTAGTATTTGAGAAGATTTATAAATTcaagaaatttattgaaattcatagaaacttgtttcatgtcattctgaactctctaggtacctcaaccagtttcaaaaagtttaaatttatataaaaaatatttatcaaatctaCAACTAATTTAGAATTCGTCGCAGAATCTgcaacaaatttaaaattcattgtagaatttgcaatgaattttgaaattcatcgtAGAATCTATGATGAATTGACGAATTTCAAAGTTTGTTGCAGATTCTGCgacgaatttcaaaatttgttGCAGAATTgacatttttttgtttaaaaataaaCTTTCCATTGTCTGTGATacttagagagctcggaatgagatgaaataagttccaaTGAGTTCTTATAAATTCCTTGATCATATAGAtgtcttaaaatattaattttacccaatatattgagatcgATGATTTTTTGAAGGTGGTTAATATTTTTTGGGCACCTTTGTGCCAAAAAAATCACCTATTGGGTAAAATTAGTCTTTGAGGAGATTTATAAATCAGAGAATTTATAAGAACTCATAGgagctagtttcatatcattctgaACTACCTAAACtagctttgaaaagtttaaatttatatataaaaaatttgtcaaatatgcaacgaattttgaaattcgtcGCAGTCTCtgcaatgaatttcaaaattcgttgcaaatctgcaaccaatttcaaaattcgttgcaaaattcataattatttttttaaaaatatacttTCAAATGTCGACTGAGGTATCTAGAGAGCTTGGAATGAGATGAAATTAGTTCCTATGGATTTTTATAAATCCCTTGATCATAAGTgctcttaaatattaattttatctaatatATTGAAATCAGTGATTTTTTGGAGGCGATTAACATTTTTCAGACACCTTCTCACCAAAAAAATTATCGGTTGGGTAAAATTTATGTTTGAGGAGATTTATAAAATCAAAGGATTTATAGGAACTGTTTCAtatcattctgagctctctaggtaCCTAAACTGGcttcagaaaatttaaatttatatatataaaaattgttAAATCTAcgacaaattttaaaatttatcacaaactctgcaatgaatttcaaaattagttgcaAATCTATgacaaatttcaaaattcgttgcaaatctgcGACACATTTCAAAATTTGTTACagaattgataattttttttaaaaaaatatactttcAAATACCGATTGAGGTATCTAGACAGATTGGAATGAGATGAaatagtttctatggatttctataAATCCCCTAATCATATAGATgctcttaaatattaattttacccaatatattgagatcgATGATTTTTTTAGGGGCGATTAATATTTTTTCAGACACCTTCATGTAAAAAAAATCACCAGTTGGGTAAAATTTATGTTTGAGGAGATTTATAAAATTAAGGAATttataggaacccatagaaactagttttatgtcattcctagctctctaggtacatcaaccggcttaaaaaaaattaaatttatatataaaaaattatcaattctACAACAAATTTGGAATTCGTTGCAGAATCTGCAACAAATTTCATAATTCATCGCAAATATgtgatgatttttaaaatttgttgcAGATTCTGCGacgtatttcaaaattcattgtagaattgacattttta
Coding sequences within it:
- the LOC122015749 gene encoding subtilisin-like protease SBT4.3 — its product is MACPPSYLIPLALFISFILLFASASSNEERKVYIVYMGAQPSSQYPTPEHHLNLLKEILVNNSPNESLVYSYQKSFSGFAAKLSTDEAAKLSGRKGIVSVFPSKILKIRTTRSWDFLNFTQTVNRNPTLESDIIIGMLDTGIWPESKSFSDGGLRPPPRKWKGTCVNITCNNKIIGARYYNSLGDYTFDEPSPRDFEGHGSHTSSTAAGRSVSHASLYDLAQGTARGAVPSARLAMYKVCWTFGCAEVDILAAFDDAISDGVDIISASIGSLFQMYYFDDSLAIGSFHAMANGILTSTAAGNMGPSHNTVTNVAPWLMSVAASSIDRHIIGRVVTGDNVSTLGAGANTFPTEKSNYPFIFLHETQGDCTDLSKYLDVVKGKIIFCNFFYYGTFNYTGFEGILCSDDTELDFSYSFPRPTILLSTADGLKLKHYINNTENPVANIHKSEQVFDPRAPLVASFSSRGPNLVTRDILKPDITAPGIDILAAWSKAVPVSGITGDTRFVDFNIISGTSMACPHVTGAAAYVKSFHPNWSPAAIMSALMTTAKPMHPSDTQDQLSYGAGQLNPVKAVDPGLVYDAGESDYVQMLCNTGYNETLIKIITGHNSSCPAKAKGNARDLNYPTMGLYVKDGKTFAAKFLRTVTNVGSVGKYKAKVTADSKLNVTVNPSELEFSELNEKRQFTVSVSGVPLPGNSTAPATVIWSDGKHQVRSVMVVYTDFSTSYD